Proteins from a single region of Dyadobacter fanqingshengii:
- a CDS encoding NADP-dependent isocitrate dehydrogenase, with protein MSKIKVANPVVELDGDEMTRIIWKFIKEKLILPYLELDIKYYDLGVEYRDETNDQVTIDAANAIKEYGVGIKCATITPDEDRVKEFNLKQMWKSPNGTIRNILDGTVFREPIVMSNVPRLVTNWTAPIIVGRHAFGDQYKATDFVVPGKGKLTIKFEGEDGQVIEHEVYQFKGPGVAMGMYNIDESIRGFAYACFNVALDKGWPLYLSTKNTILKKYDGRFKDIFQEVYESDYAGKVHYEHRLIDDMVASALKWEGNFVWACKNYDGDVQSDTVAQGFGSLGLMTSVLVTPDGKTMEAEAAHGTVTRHYREHQKGKPTSTNPIASIFAWTRGLAFRGKLDNNQPLIDFSLALEKVCVETVESGKMTKDLAVNIHGNDVKHGEHYLYTEEFLDAIDENLKAALA; from the coding sequence ATGAGCAAAATTAAAGTTGCAAATCCCGTAGTGGAGCTTGACGGAGACGAAATGACCAGAATTATCTGGAAGTTTATTAAAGAAAAACTTATTCTGCCATACCTGGAACTGGATATTAAATATTACGATTTAGGCGTGGAATACCGCGATGAAACGAACGACCAGGTTACCATAGATGCAGCCAATGCGATTAAAGAATATGGTGTGGGTATCAAATGCGCAACCATTACACCGGATGAAGACCGCGTTAAAGAGTTCAATTTGAAACAAATGTGGAAATCACCAAACGGAACAATCCGTAACATTCTGGACGGAACCGTTTTCCGTGAGCCGATCGTAATGAGCAATGTGCCTCGTTTGGTAACAAACTGGACTGCTCCTATCATCGTTGGTCGTCACGCGTTTGGTGATCAATATAAAGCAACTGATTTTGTTGTTCCTGGAAAAGGAAAGCTTACTATCAAGTTTGAAGGCGAAGATGGACAAGTAATCGAGCACGAAGTGTATCAGTTCAAAGGCCCGGGCGTTGCGATGGGAATGTACAACATTGACGAGTCGATCCGTGGATTTGCTTATGCTTGTTTCAATGTTGCCTTGGACAAAGGATGGCCACTTTACCTTTCGACAAAAAATACAATTCTTAAAAAATACGACGGTCGCTTCAAGGATATTTTCCAGGAAGTTTACGAAAGCGATTATGCAGGAAAAGTGCATTATGAGCACCGTTTGATCGATGACATGGTTGCCTCTGCATTGAAATGGGAAGGAAACTTTGTTTGGGCTTGTAAAAACTACGACGGTGACGTTCAGTCGGATACAGTTGCACAGGGTTTCGGTTCTTTGGGATTGATGACTTCTGTTCTGGTAACACCGGACGGCAAAACAATGGAAGCTGAGGCTGCGCACGGAACGGTAACACGTCACTATCGCGAGCATCAGAAAGGAAAGCCAACTTCTACAAATCCAATTGCATCCATTTTCGCATGGACACGCGGTTTGGCTTTCCGTGGAAAGTTGGACAATAACCAACCATTGATCGATTTCAGTCTTGCACTTGAAAAAGTGTGTGTTGAAACGGTTGAAAGCGGCAAAATGACGAAGGACCTTGCTGTGAACATCCACGGAAATGATGTGAAGCACGGTGAGCATTATCTTTATACAGAGGAATTCCTTGATGCAATTGATGAAAATCTGAAAGCTGCATTGGCATAA
- a CDS encoding 5-formyltetrahydrofolate cyclo-ligase, producing MDKASLRRDFLQKRMNLTNDEVSAKNDLITRNLIESIAINGGETVHIFLPQINKKEIDTWNIIRQLQTFFPKIRIVAPYVIPKPKEMEHYVLDAQTRLNDNQWGIPEPDPSTSRPVYVEEIDIIYIPLLTFDERGYRVGYGGGYYDRFLAKCRPNAVKTGLSFFEPVTSIVDINEYDIRMDACITPEKIWIW from the coding sequence ATGGATAAGGCTTCGTTACGCAGGGATTTCCTTCAAAAACGAATGAATCTCACAAACGATGAAGTTTCAGCCAAGAATGATCTTATCACTCGAAATCTTATTGAATCGATCGCGATAAATGGCGGCGAGACAGTTCATATTTTTTTACCCCAAATCAACAAGAAGGAAATCGACACCTGGAACATTATCAGGCAGTTACAGACGTTCTTTCCCAAAATTCGAATTGTTGCTCCCTATGTCATTCCAAAACCAAAGGAAATGGAACATTATGTGCTTGATGCGCAAACCCGCCTAAATGACAACCAATGGGGCATTCCGGAACCCGATCCCTCAACCTCTCGACCGGTTTATGTTGAAGAAATTGACATTATTTACATTCCCTTACTAACCTTCGACGAACGGGGATATAGAGTCGGTTATGGCGGCGGATATTACGATCGGTTTTTAGCCAAATGTCGCCCAAATGCTGTGAAAACAGGGCTTTCATTCTTCGAGCCCGTTACGAGCATTGTCGACATTAACGAATATGACATTCGCATGGATGCTTGCATAACACCTGAAAAAATATGGATTTGGTGA
- a CDS encoding type II toxin-antitoxin system RelE family toxin, producing the protein MFQLIFTDRALKSLKSIPKTDSTRILDKLEELSKAPNLAGNIKRLQNHPLAIYRLRVGDYRVLFDKEDALRIIEVIDIGHRKHIY; encoded by the coding sequence ATGTTTCAATTAATTTTCACTGACAGAGCTTTAAAGAGCTTGAAAAGTATTCCTAAGACAGACTCTACCAGAATTCTGGATAAACTGGAAGAGTTGTCAAAAGCTCCTAATCTTGCAGGAAACATAAAACGTCTGCAAAATCATCCCTTGGCAATTTATCGATTAAGAGTTGGTGACTACCGTGTTTTATTCGACAAGGAAGACGCGTTGAGGATAATTGAGGTTATTGATATTGGTCACAGAAAACACATTTACTAA
- a CDS encoding aspartate-semialdehyde dehydrogenase yields the protein MKIAVVGATGLVGGEILKVLEERNFPVTELLAVASERSVGKEVTFKGKQIKVIGFEEAIAAKPEIAIFSAGGGTSLELAPRFAEAGITVIDNSSAWRMDPTKKLVVPEINAGELTREDKIIANPNCSTIQMVVVLNPLHQKYKIKRVVVSTYQSVTGTGKAAVDQLFSERAGDHSKGKVYPHQIDLNVLPHIDAFLDNGYTKEEMKMTNETKKIMGDDSIAVTATTVRIPTIGGHSEAVNIEFENEFDIDEVRRILSEAEGVILQDDPKKALYPMPLTAHGKDETFVGRIRRDESQPKTLNLWIVADNLRKGAATNTVQIAEFLAKHDLVGVAQAV from the coding sequence ATGAAAATCGCAGTAGTAGGCGCTACCGGTTTGGTAGGCGGCGAAATCCTCAAAGTGCTCGAAGAGCGTAATTTCCCGGTGACGGAATTATTAGCCGTTGCATCTGAAAGATCTGTTGGTAAGGAAGTTACATTCAAGGGTAAACAGATAAAGGTGATTGGATTTGAGGAAGCCATTGCAGCCAAACCTGAGATAGCGATATTTTCAGCAGGCGGCGGCACGTCATTGGAACTTGCGCCTAGATTCGCAGAAGCCGGCATTACAGTGATCGATAATTCCTCGGCATGGAGAATGGACCCGACCAAAAAACTGGTCGTTCCTGAAATTAATGCGGGTGAATTGACAAGAGAAGATAAAATTATTGCAAACCCAAATTGCTCAACCATTCAAATGGTGGTGGTTTTGAATCCTTTGCACCAAAAATATAAAATCAAACGCGTGGTGGTTTCCACTTATCAGTCGGTAACCGGAACGGGTAAGGCTGCGGTTGACCAGCTTTTCTCAGAACGCGCCGGCGACCATAGCAAAGGAAAAGTTTACCCGCATCAGATCGACCTGAATGTATTGCCGCACATTGATGCGTTCCTGGATAACGGCTACACGAAGGAAGAGATGAAAATGACCAACGAAACGAAAAAGATCATGGGCGACGACAGCATTGCAGTAACTGCAACAACGGTTCGTATCCCAACCATCGGCGGTCACTCAGAGGCAGTTAACATTGAATTCGAGAATGAATTTGATATCGACGAAGTACGCCGGATTTTGAGCGAAGCGGAAGGTGTAATTTTGCAGGATGATCCTAAAAAAGCACTTTACCCAATGCCATTAACGGCTCACGGAAAAGACGAGACTTTTGTTGGCCGCATCCGCCGCGACGAATCTCAGCCTAAAACATTGAACCTGTGGATTGTAGCAGACAATCTTCGCAAAGGCGCTGCGACAAACACCGTTCAAATTGCTGAGTTTTTAGCCAAGCACGATCTGGTAGGCGTTGCGCAGGCTGTTTAA
- a CDS encoding prevent-host-death family protein yields MNLHAQIIEESGRPKFAVLPIDEYESLLKELSEFDSIEDLADYLKAVKIKSENKNWHSLDQVKAELGL; encoded by the coding sequence ATGAATTTACATGCGCAAATAATTGAAGAGTCGGGGAGGCCAAAGTTTGCGGTTTTACCCATAGATGAATACGAATCGCTGCTAAAAGAATTGTCGGAATTTGACAGCATTGAAGACCTGGCAGATTATTTAAAAGCAGTAAAAATCAAGTCAGAAAACAAAAACTGGCACTCACTCGACCAGGTTAAAGCGGAGCTGGGCCTTTAA